TCGGCTCGACTTCGACAGCGCGAAGCCCGGGAACCGCCTCGAGGAGCCGGCGCCCGGCGAGTCCCTCGCGGCGACGCGGTTCGCTCTGGGTGTGGTAGTGGAGGGCGACGCGGGCGCGCACCTCGCGCGAGAAGGTCAGCTCCGGCAGCCGCGCGACCAGGAACTCGGTCGCGTGGCGGACCGGGAACGGCATCTGGACCCGCTGGACCTCGTCATAGAAGTAGATGCACGACGGGCACCACATCACCACCTCTTCCGGCTCGAACCGCTTGAAGAGCTCGATCGTGTGGTGAGCCATCCCGCCCGCCGCCGCCGTGTCCCAGTGCTGGTGGTGGACGATCCCGCAGCAGTAGGTAGGGCCGCCGACGGCGACGTAATCCAACCCGAGCCGGTCGAAGATCGCGGTGATTGTCTGGACCATGTGCGACGTGCGGAGGACGTTGCAGCCGAGGTAGAGCACGATCCGGTGGTGCTCCGTGTCGCGCCCGGGGGCCGCCAGACGCCACGTGCGCTCGCCGGGAAGCGTCGTGAGGTCGTGCGTCATCGCGATCTCGCCGAAGTGCCCCTTGTAGTCGTACGGCATGACCCCTCCGCGACTCGAACGCAGCCTAGCTCCGGGACTCCTCCACCATCCCGCAGAAGTAGCGGTGGACGGTGGGGTCGTCGGTCAGCTCCGGGTGGAAGGTCGCGACCAGCACGGAGCCCTCCTGTGCCATGACACACTCGCCCTGATGGAAGGCGAGCGGCGTCACCGTCGGACCGACCCGGCAAATCCGCGGGGCGCGGATGAAGACCATCTTGACGGGTCGCCGCTGGCCGTCCAGCGTAGCCTCGCCCTCGGTCTCGAAGGACTCTCGCTGCCTCCCGTAGGCGTTGCGCTCGGTCGTCACGTCGATGAGGCCGAGCGAGGCCTGGTTCGGGTTCAGCACCTCGCGCGCCAGCACGATCAGGCCCGCGCAGGTCCCGAAGATCGGCCTGCCGGCGGCGTGAAACTTCTCGAGGGCGGGGACGAAGTCCCAGGCGTCCATGAGCTTGAGGAGCGTCGTGCTCTCGCCGCCCGGGACGATCAGGCCGTCGACGGCCTCGAGCTCGGCCGGCTTCCTCACCTCCACCGACTCGACGCCGATCCGCTCGAGCGCCTTCCGGT
This DNA window, taken from Candidatus Rokuibacteriota bacterium, encodes the following:
- a CDS encoding (Fe-S)-binding protein translates to MPYDYKGHFGEIAMTHDLTTLPGERTWRLAAPGRDTEHHRIVLYLGCNVLRTSHMVQTITAIFDRLGLDYVAVGGPTYCCGIVHHQHWDTAAAGGMAHHTIELFKRFEPEEVVMWCPSCIYFYDEVQRVQMPFPVRHATEFLVARLPELTFSREVRARVALHYHTQSEPRRREGLAGRRLLEAVPGLRAVEVEPTERFGRICTPAVQQQLGLEAWNGLVRDEIDRARAAGADTLATIYHGCQRLICGFEAHHPIAIEHYLSVFARGLGLEFEDKYKKYRLWQDPDRILADMTPCQLANDVNPARARELVERAFGSRALTVAPGDSPPS
- the pdxT gene encoding pyridoxal 5'-phosphate synthase glutaminase subunit PdxT, with protein sequence MRIGVLALQGDFSLHRKALERIGVESVEVRKPAELEAVDGLIVPGGESTTLLKLMDAWDFVPALEKFHAAGRPIFGTCAGLIVLAREVLNPNQASLGLIDVTTERNAYGRQRESFETEGEATLDGQRRPVKMVFIRAPRICRVGPTVTPLAFHQGECVMAQEGSVLVATFHPELTDDPTVHRYFCGMVEESRS